GATGTATTCTGCGAAGACGATCGCGGCGGCCAGCCGCCACCAGGCCCACCCAATCTGGCACCGAACCCGGGAAAGGACCGACCACTTCGTGAAGAGCGCATCCGCCCATGCCCAGTCCGTCCTGGTCGCCGACGACGACCCGGCGATCCATGCCATTTTCCGTCGGCTCCTGAAGCCGCTGGGCGTGCGTCTGATCTCGTGCAAGGACGGCAATTCGGCTTGCGAACAGGCCCTGGCGCAATCGCCGGAGATCATTTTTCTGGATGTGGTCATGCCGGGCATGGATGGGACCGATTTGTGTCGCAAGCTCCGCGAGACCCCTGCCACCGCCATCGTTCCCATCATCTTGCTCTCTTCCTTGGGCGAACCGACCGACCGTCTCAAGGGACTCGAGGCGGGTGCGAACGATTATCTGGTCAAGCCCATCGCGCTGCCCGAGGTGGTGGCCAAGGTCCGCACCTACCTGCAATTGTCCATGCTGCACCGCAAAGCCATCGAGATCGAACGTCGACGGGCGGTCACCGGATTGCTGCGCGGTCTGGCGCATCAGTTCAACAATATTCTCTGCGGACTTTCCGGCTCCGCTCAAGTTCTGGATCGAAGGCTGGGTTTGGAGCATCCGGCCAAGGAACAGGTCAAAGTGATCGTGCAGTACAGCCAGCGGGCGGCGACCATCAGCCAACAGTTGTTGGTGCTCGCCGGTGCCCGCCACGATCTCGGATCGGCCGGATCCACGGAACTCTCGGAGGCGATCCGTTCGGCCTGGGAATCGGCGTTGACGGGAATGTCCCGCAACCACCAAATGGTCGTGACCGGAGCGATCCAACCGGGTGTGAGGCTGAAGATCGGTGAGGCGGACTTGCAGGCCTGCCTTTTCCATGTGCTGCAGAACGCTCTGCGTGCCTCCACTCCAGGTGGCGAGATTCGCGTCCAAATCCAGGCTGTGGATGCCTCGGCCATCCGCTTGGATGTTTCCGACCTGGGATGTGGCATGAGCGAGCAGGAATTGGCCAAATCGATGGAGCCTTTCCACCAGAACTGGGGGCGCCCCACGGAGGCGGGATTGGGGCTTCCGTTCGTTCGCGCTCTGATGGAGGATTGCGGAGGATCCCTCGATCTCACCTCGGCCAAGGGCCAGGGGACCACGGTATCCCTGCGGATTCCTGTGGATCCCGGCTCCGGTTCTGGAGCCTGATTTTCCGAGCGGGCGGCGAAATCGGATCGGGCACTCTATTTTCTCTCAACATGGGACATGCATCGACAGGTCGTGACGTGACTGCTCTTGGTTGGACGGAGATGGATCGTCAGCACGGGGCTGTCTTCCAGGCGCTCCACACCCTTGCGACTTCTCCGAGGAAAAGGGTGGATGACCTTCGGGAAATGCGTCGGATCTTTTCCGTCCTAGCCGATCATTTTCGGTGGGAAGAAACCGAAATGGCCAGGCTGGGTTATCCGGACAGAGCCCGCCATGTGCTGGACCATCAACGGGAATTGTGGTCGTTGGCCCAACTTCTGAGATCTTTGGAAGATCTGGGCGAGTTGGATTCCAAATCCCTTCTGGCCTGCGACGCGTGGACACAGCGACACGTTTCCAGCATGGATACGGATTTTGTCCAATTCGCCATGGACAAGGAAACCTGGGAATTGCGCCGCGAGTGCATGGAGCTGGACTACGAAGACCGCTTGGCGGGTTTCCCCGCCTAGATCAGGTTTGCCGGGGCCAGCTCTTCGCGCAGGCAACCACACAACGAGCGGATCCCGTCGCGATCGTCCAGCAGGCGTTCGATCGGGGTTTCCGCGTAGACCTCTTCCATGCGCACCAAGGCGTCTTCCAGCGTGCCGTGGAGCATGCAGAGGGTCTTGTGCTCCTCGATCTTCAGCGGACAGGAGCGGATGTGGTGGAGTGGTTCCACCGCGGTGATCACGTCCAGCACGGAAAACGACGAGGCTTTCTGCACCAACGCGAAGCCTCCGTGCAATCCGCGTTGGCTGGACACCAACCCGACCCGGGTCAGAGACTGCATCACCTTGGACAGGTACGGCACGGGAACGTGCGTACGCTCTGCGATGTTGGCGGCCGTCTGAGGGACGGGATGGGTCTGAGCCAGATGGACGATGGCACGCAAAGCGTACTCGGCGGTCTGGGATATCATCTGTTCTCCATTGGGCGGCGTTTACTGGATAGATAGATAATCAGATATGATGATCTTCAAAGGGGTAGTTTGGAAAAAAGCTTTGGTCATTTTCACCAAGCTCAGGCCGGAGCCGGGTTTTTCGGGTGCGGGAGAGCGCCCTGGAGGATCTGGTTCAGTGTCCGGAGTGGTAGGGGTGACCGAGCACCAAGGTGTGGGCTCTGTACAATTGCTCCAACAAGACCACACGGGCCAGCGAATGAGGGAGCGTGATCGGGCCCAAGGACACTGCGCTGGATTGGCGGACCAGCTCGGGGTGGAGTCCGTCCGCGGAGCCGATCACCAGGGCCACATTGGGCTGTTCGCGGCGCCAAAGCTCCAATTCCTTGGCCCATCGCTCCGACGACCAAGCCGTGCCACGGCTGTCCAGGCAGATCCGTAACGGAAATCCTTCGGTGCGCTTGCGGACCAGTTCGGCTTCCTTCTCCAGCGGGGAGTTGCCTTTGTCCTCTGGATGTTCGTCCAGCTCGAACCGGCACAAGCGCTTCAAGCGATCGGCGTACTCGTCCTGGGCCGGCTGCAGAGCGCGCGGCGCCATTTTTCCAAAACAAACCAACCGGATTTTCACGACCTATCAATCTACCTCCTCTGGTCATCGTCCTTCCGTGTTGCTTCATTTCCAGCCATGAGCATTCCCCGCCCCATTCCCCGGGCATCCCGTGCCCTCCATGATCCATTCGACCCTGCCATCCCCACAGGGCACCGCTCCCGACTCCGTGAAAAGGTGATGGCCGGAGCGCTGGACTCGATGGCTCCCTACGAACTCCTGGAACTCCTTCTGTGCCAGGCCATTCCACGGGGTGATGTCAAACCCCTGGCGCGTCGGCTGCTTCATGGAACCTCCCTGGGCGGGCTCCTCTCCAGAGAACCCTCCCAGCTGGTTCTGGAGCCGGGGATCGGGCCGCATGCGGCTTGCCTGATGGCCTTGTGCGCCCGCATCCACCGCGAGCTCGTGGCCGAGCGGGAATCCCAGCGCGAGATCTGCCGCGACCCGGAAGAACTGGTGCCCTGGTTTCGAGCGAACATCGGGCTTGCCGAGGAAGAGCGCTTCGCGGCGGTCTTCCTGGATCAGCAGGGGAGGATTCTGGCGCGCAAGGTGTTCGATACCGGATCCCGGACCAGGACAGTGCTTTACGCACGCGAGCTGTTCGATGCGGCCTTGCGCGCGAAGGCCACTGGTGTCGTGTTGGCGCACAATCATCCCGGAGGAGCCCTGGTTCCGAGCCTCCAGGATCGCGAACTCACCAAGCGGGTCCGGCAATTGGGAGAGTCGCTGGAGGTGAGCTTGGTGGACCATCTGATCGTCACCCGCCAGGCACATGCCAGTTTTTGTCAAAATGGCTGGCTTTGAGACGCGCCGGATGGATTGGGGGCTGTCGGTTGGATTTCTAGGTTCGCAAGCCATGCGCACCCTACACGCCGTGTTGCTCGCCTCCCTCTGTGTCTCAGCCGCCGAACCCGAGGCCGGCTACGAGGAATTTTCGCCCGAATGGTTTTTCGACATCGCCTTCGTCGATGCCCGCCCGGCAGCCGCCCAACGGGCCATGGAGCGCTTTTTCCAGCGCGATTGGAACGGCGCGGCAGGATTGGCGGTCGGTACCGGCGTGCGCGTGAGCGACCAAGCCTTGGCCCAAGCCGCGGTGGAATTCGCGCGAGGCGCGGATTTCGCGATCGATGGGAAGGAAGATTCCGCCACCGTCGCGTTCCACCGCTGTGCCGACAAATCCGCCCAAGCCTCGGCTTTGGCGGAAGACGAGCCCCAACTGCTTCGCTCCACCGTGCTGCGATCCCGTTGCATGGCGGTTCTGCCGGATCGATTCGGTGCCGCCGCCATTCTCGCACAGGCTGCCAAGGGGATGTCGGATCGTTCGGATGCGGCGGAATTCTGGTATGGGGCGGGAAGGCTGCTGGAAGACATGGGTCGGGCCGATTCCGCCTACCTGCTCTACGCGCAATCCTGGAAGGTGGATCCGCGCGGAACCTACGCCACCCAGGCCCTCCACTCCCAGGCATTGATGCTGGCCCAGGCCGGTCGGTTCTCCGAAGTCCAGGCCTTGGTGGAAACGGCCGACCGCGCCTTCCCATCGGACCTGCGTCTGCGCTCGCGCATGCGGATCCTGGAGGGGCGCGCTTGGCTCGGGCTGGGCGACACCGCTCGCGCGCTGTTTCGCTGGAAGACCTTGACCAACGCCTTCGTGCGGGGAGTGGGCGACCTGATGCCGGATTCCGTCGAGGCCGCCGAGATCTACTGGCGCCTGGGCGATCTATCCGCCCAGAAGGCCGCAGATCTCCATTTCGATGCGCAGGATCCAGCCGATCGCAAGGTTGCCCACCTCCGCCGTCGCGAGTACATGGAGGAGGCGTTCGGGTACTTCCGCCAGGCGGTCGCTTGCTACGCGTATCCTTGGACTCCCGTGGCGTTGCGCGACATCGCCGGAGTGATCGAGCGATACGCCCAGGACGTGGCGGGGCAGCGCATCGATTTTCGCAACGATACCGACCGCGTGGCGCAGGAAATCCTGGTCCAGCGAAAACTCCCCAGCCTGTTCCAATCCGCCGGCAACACCTACCGCCGGCAGATCCGCTTTGCCCGCAACACGGGCGATGGCACCGGGATCGGATTGCAATCCGGCCGGGGGTTGGCTCGTTCCTGGTGGTGCGCCGTCAAGGCGCGCCGCAATGCGGCGGCGCTGCTGCAGGCCTCGCCGCGGCCCGCTGGGGATTCCTTGGGGCTGGCTTGGTACGAGCATGTGGTTGATTCGGCCGTGAAGGCCGAAAACGCCAATGGCCGGCGATTGGCGATCGAAGGGGTCGTGGACCTCTCCCAGTGGGAACAGCTTTCCTGGCCGGAATCCGATAGCGTCAAGGTGTACTTGGGTCCGGAAGAAACCCTCAAGGCCATGGCGCGCGGCACGGAAAAACGCACAGCCCAGGGCGGAGCCACAGGCAGCAACGAACTTGCGTCTCTGACCGCCATCCAATGGACATGGCGTGGCTTCGAGGCGCGCCGGATCGCGCGCAACACCATCTTGGACATCCGCCTTTTGAAAGCCCGTCTGTCGGGGAGCTGATCGTCCGGTATTACCTTTCTTTGCCCCAAACCCGGGTGGTCGTTCCACCCTTTGAACGCTCCAACCAATCATCATCGAGGATTCCATGGCCAAGCTGTTCGTCGAAGATCTCAACGTCGCCGGAAAGCGCGTGTTCGTGCGCGTCGATTTCAATGTGCCCCTCAAGGACGGCGTGGTCGAAGACGACAAGCGCTTGGCCGCGGCTCTTCCTACCATCCAGTATTTGATCGGCAAGGGCGCCAAGGTCATCCTGGCCTCCCACCTGGGTCGCCCCGACGGCAAGGTGATCGAATCCCTTCGCCTGGCTCCCGTCGCCGCCGCTCTTTCCAAGCTTCTGGGCAAGCCCGTGGCCAGCACGTCTGACTGCGTTGGCGCGGAAGTGGAAGCCGCCGTGGCCGCCCTCAAGGATGGCGACGTGCTCTTGCTGGAGAACCTCCGCTTCCACATCGAAGAAGAGGGCAAGGTCAAGCTGGAAGACGGCACCAAGCTCGCCGCTTCCAAGGAAGACGTGGCTGCGTTCCGCGCCGGTCTGACCAAGCTGGCCGACCTGTACGTGAACGACGCTTTCGGTACCGCCCACCGCGACCACTCCTCCATCACCGGGCTGGACCTGCCTCGCGCCTCGGGCTACCTGATGAAGAAGGAACTGGACTTCTTGGGCGACGCCGTGGCCAACCCCAAGCGTCCGTTCGTCGCCATCATCGGCGGCTCCAAGATCTCCGGCAAGATCGACGTGATCAAGGCCATGTTGCCCAAGGTCGACAAGCTCATCATCGGCGGCGGCATGGGCTTCACCTTCGCCAAGGCCCAGGGCAAGGAAATCGGCAAGTCGTTGTGCGAATTGGACAAGGTCCCGCTGGCCGCCGAGCTGATCGCCCAAGCCGGCGACAAGCTCGTGTTGCCTTCCGACGTGCTGGTGACCACCAAGCTCGACTTCGGCGGACGCACCTTGGGTGAAACCAAGTTCGTCTCCGTCAACAACATCCCCTCCGACTGGGAAGGTGTCGACATTGGACCCGAGACCATCAAGACCTTCGCCGAAATCATCAAGTCGGCCAAGACCGTTTTGTGGAACGGACCTGCCGGCGTGTTCGAAATCGACGAATCCGCCAAGGGCACCTTCGCCATCGCCAATGCCTTGGCCGAAGCTACCGCCAACGGCGCTTGCACCATCGTGGGCGGCGGCGACTCGGCTTCCGCCATCAAGAAGGCCAAGCTCTCCTCCAAGGTGACCCACGTGTCCACCGGCGGCGGCGCTTCGTTGGAATTCCTGGAAGGCAAGGAGCTGCCAGGCGTTGTTGCCTTAACGGAGAAATGATGACGTAGGGACGCAAGATTTTGCGTCCCTACGGTCGGTTTTTCGCGAACGTGTTCTGGCTATGCATCGCCCTTCCGCCCTTCGTCCCTTGGGGACGTGCCGGGCGGGAGGGCTTTTTTGTTGGAGATGAGGAAATTCACTAAATTCACTCATATATAGTGAGTATATTCACCAAATATGAGTGAATTTAGTGTGTTGAGGGAGGTTAGCAGGTCGATCGAGGAGCGTCTGTTTCGTGGCAAGGTTGTGGTCCTATATGGGGCTCGACAGGTGGGGAAGACCACCATCGCCAAGGAACTGCTGAGCAAGCATCCCGAGAGGTCGCTGTACCTGACCGGCGACGAGCCTGATGTGCGCGAGGCCTTTTCGAACAAATCCCTTACCCAGTTGCAGCGGTTTCTAGGTGATCTGCGACTCCTGGTTTTGGATGAAGCGCAGAGAATCCAAGGGGTTGGAGTGACCTTGAAGTTGTTGGTCGATGGTTGGCCTCAATTGCAGGTCGTGGCGACCGGATCGTCATCGCTGGAGCTGGGCACGAGTCTACGGGAGCCGCTCACAGGACGCAAATTCGAATTCTGGGTGCCGCCGCTGACGGTGCGCGAATTGGCCGGCAGTCAAGGCCTTTTGGAAGCGCGCAGGCTGTTGGAGCACAGGATGCTGTACGGCACCTATCCGGAAGTGGCGATGCTTGGAGGAATGGAGGGGCGAGAGAGGCTGATGGAGCTGGCGGCCAGCTATCTGCACCGGGATCTTCTGTCGTTTCGCGACATCCGCAATCCCCAATTGCTTGAAAAATTGATCCAGGCGTTGGCGCTCCAGATTGGACAAGAAGTGTCAATGACGGAACTTGCCGGATTGGTGGGTATCGACAAGAACACCGTCGCGGATTATCTGCGAATCCTGCAGCAGGCGTTCGTGGTCTTCTTGTTGCCGCCGTTCGCCCGCAATCGTCGCAACGAACTCAAGAAGATGAACAAGGTGTATTTCTGGGATACCGGAATGCGAAACGCTGTGCTTGGAAATTTCCAACCGCTTTCCGTGCGATCCGACAAAGGCGCGTTGTGGGAAAATTTCCTGATCGCCGAACGCTTGAAGAACAACTCCAACAGCATGCGCGAGGCCCGGCCGCATTTTTGGCGGACCGCCACGCAACAGGAGATTGACTTTCTCGAGGAGGATGACGGGAAATTGTCCGCTTTCGAGATCAAATCGATCCCGGTGCGATGGAAGATTCCTGCGACCTTCGTGGAATCCTATCCGGAGGCGAAGATCGAACTGGTCCACATCGAGAACTGGGAAAACTTTCTCGGACTTTGATCGCGTCGGAATTCGCTGTTACTAAGGTGGAGGCGAGTATTCCACGCTTCCAACATGCAAGGCCCCAACATGCGAACCAGCCGCTTCGTTACCGGTCTTCTTCTCGCCGCGGTCCTGACGGGCTGTCCTGGGAACAGCGATTGCGGAAAGATCGTTCTTCCCCATTGTGCGTTCCGCCTTGATGCGCTCAATTCCCCGTACGACGATTGGAATTCGTGCGATCCCGAGGGGCATTGGCGTTTGGGAGGCGATTTGGAAATGCTGTTTTCCTCCAATCGGGCCACCCGCGGAGGTACCTTCGACCTCACCCCCATGTACCTGTCCCTGGATGGGAACGATTCCTCCTTCGAGGTTCACGGAAGCGCCAGCCATTCCTTCGACAGCTTGCTCACGTACATCAACTCGCCCAAGGACGAACTCGGACCCTCGTTCTGGTTCCCGCGGGAGACCTTCTCGGGGGACGAAGACAGCGTCGGATCGACTCCCCAAGGCTTCGCCTTCGCGCAGGGCGACTCGGGAGCGCACGATCTGCGCGTGATGGTCGCCGAGCCGACGGGCGATACCCTCGATGATTTCCAGGCTTTGTCCAACTGGCGGTATGGCAAGACCCCGGCATTGCTGGATGTCTGGCTTCCCGAACCGATCAATTCGGCCTTCGATGAAGGCTACGCCACCTGGACTCCACGGGTGGGACGGATTTTGTTTCACTCCAACCGCTCGGGTACCTATCGGATCTGGGAGGCGCAGGTTCCACTGGACGCGCACGGTCCCTTCAAGTGGATCCAGAACGCGATGCCAGCGGGCGTAACGGTCCGACAAATTCCGGAACTATCCTCCTCCGATGGCCAGGAGCGCTGCCCGTACCTGGTGGGGAACATCCTGTACTTCGTCTCCGATCGTTCCGGCGGCCAGGGTGGGTTGGATGTCTATCGCAGCCAATGGGACGGCACCACGTGGACTGTGCCGGAAAACCTGGGATCCGCGGTCAATTCGTCGAGCGATGAATACCGCCCCTTCGCCCTGCCTTCGGGGTATGGCCAGCAAGGCGCTCTGATCTTCAGCTCCGACCGACCAGGAGGAGCGGGCGGATTCGATCTCTACATGGTCGGGTTGTGACTTCCCGATCGCAGCCTGGATAGTGGGCGAATCACAGTAGTGAATTTGTTGATCCAAAGTTCCCTTCGAAGGTGCCGCCGTGAATTGCAGAACACTTCCGAGGTGAAATGGGTTTTTCGAATCGAGCCTGACACGATTCAGCGAGAAAGGATATTCTAAGATGTCAGGGGTGTTCGGCGCTCCAGATTCAATTTCCTGCTAAGGAGAGGGCCATGTGCAAGACACACCATCTAGGGTTCGCCGATGCGGTCGTTCCATTCGGTTCGCACATCTGCCAGATCTACACAGATCCCAACGAAGGGATCGATTCGCTCGCAAAATACGTTCGCAGCGGTCTGGCCGGATCCGAGTGCGTGGCGTGTTTCTCCGAGAGGGTGACGGAATCTGACCTCGACGCGCTTTTGGGCGAAGGTGGGATCTCCTGGCGCGAACGCAAGGAATCCGGGTTCTTCACGATTTCCAAAGTGCACGAGGTGTATTTCCAGGGAGGCACCTTCGATCCCCAGAGGATGCTGAACCTCCTGACTCGGTTTCACGAGGATGCGCGGGACAAGGGGGCGGGCTGCCGAGTCATCGGCGAAATGAGTTCGGATGTCGGGCTCATGAAGGGAGGAGAAAGGCTCATGGAATACGAGTCCAGGGTGAGCATGCTCCTTCGGGAGCATCCTGTCACGGCTGTTTGCCAATACAACGCCAACGATTTC
This DNA window, taken from Fibrobacterota bacterium, encodes the following:
- a CDS encoding hybrid sensor histidine kinase/response regulator; amino-acid sequence: MKSASAHAQSVLVADDDPAIHAIFRRLLKPLGVRLISCKDGNSACEQALAQSPEIIFLDVVMPGMDGTDLCRKLRETPATAIVPIILLSSLGEPTDRLKGLEAGANDYLVKPIALPEVVAKVRTYLQLSMLHRKAIEIERRRAVTGLLRGLAHQFNNILCGLSGSAQVLDRRLGLEHPAKEQVKVIVQYSQRAATISQQLLVLAGARHDLGSAGSTELSEAIRSAWESALTGMSRNHQMVVTGAIQPGVRLKIGEADLQACLFHVLQNALRASTPGGEIRVQIQAVDASAIRLDVSDLGCGMSEQELAKSMEPFHQNWGRPTEAGLGLPFVRALMEDCGGSLDLTSAKGQGTTVSLRIPVDPGSGSGA
- a CDS encoding Rrf2 family transcriptional regulator: MISQTAEYALRAIVHLAQTHPVPQTAANIAERTHVPVPYLSKVMQSLTRVGLVSSQRGLHGGFALVQKASSFSVLDVITAVEPLHHIRSCPLKIEEHKTLCMLHGTLEDALVRMEEVYAETPIERLLDDRDGIRSLCGCLREELAPANLI
- a CDS encoding 23S rRNA (pseudouridine(1915)-N(3))-methyltransferase RlmH, producing MAPRALQPAQDEYADRLKRLCRFELDEHPEDKGNSPLEKEAELVRKRTEGFPLRICLDSRGTAWSSERWAKELELWRREQPNVALVIGSADGLHPELVRQSSAVSLGPITLPHSLARVVLLEQLYRAHTLVLGHPYHSGH
- the radC gene encoding DNA repair protein RadC — encoded protein: MSIPRPIPRASRALHDPFDPAIPTGHRSRLREKVMAGALDSMAPYELLELLLCQAIPRGDVKPLARRLLHGTSLGGLLSREPSQLVLEPGIGPHAACLMALCARIHRELVAERESQREICRDPEELVPWFRANIGLAEEERFAAVFLDQQGRILARKVFDTGSRTRTVLYARELFDAALRAKATGVVLAHNHPGGALVPSLQDRELTKRVRQLGESLEVSLVDHLIVTRQAHASFCQNGWL
- a CDS encoding phosphoglycerate kinase: MAKLFVEDLNVAGKRVFVRVDFNVPLKDGVVEDDKRLAAALPTIQYLIGKGAKVILASHLGRPDGKVIESLRLAPVAAALSKLLGKPVASTSDCVGAEVEAAVAALKDGDVLLLENLRFHIEEEGKVKLEDGTKLAASKEDVAAFRAGLTKLADLYVNDAFGTAHRDHSSITGLDLPRASGYLMKKELDFLGDAVANPKRPFVAIIGGSKISGKIDVIKAMLPKVDKLIIGGGMGFTFAKAQGKEIGKSLCELDKVPLAAELIAQAGDKLVLPSDVLVTTKLDFGGRTLGETKFVSVNNIPSDWEGVDIGPETIKTFAEIIKSAKTVLWNGPAGVFEIDESAKGTFAIANALAEATANGACTIVGGGDSASAIKKAKLSSKVTHVSTGGGASLEFLEGKELPGVVALTEK
- a CDS encoding ATP-binding protein; amino-acid sequence: MSEFSVLREVSRSIEERLFRGKVVVLYGARQVGKTTIAKELLSKHPERSLYLTGDEPDVREAFSNKSLTQLQRFLGDLRLLVLDEAQRIQGVGVTLKLLVDGWPQLQVVATGSSSLELGTSLREPLTGRKFEFWVPPLTVRELAGSQGLLEARRLLEHRMLYGTYPEVAMLGGMEGRERLMELAASYLHRDLLSFRDIRNPQLLEKLIQALALQIGQEVSMTELAGLVGIDKNTVADYLRILQQAFVVFLLPPFARNRRNELKKMNKVYFWDTGMRNAVLGNFQPLSVRSDKGALWENFLIAERLKNNSNSMREARPHFWRTATQQEIDFLEEDDGKLSAFEIKSIPVRWKIPATFVESYPEAKIELVHIENWENFLGL
- a CDS encoding PD40 domain-containing protein, which codes for MLFSSNRATRGGTFDLTPMYLSLDGNDSSFEVHGSASHSFDSLLTYINSPKDELGPSFWFPRETFSGDEDSVGSTPQGFAFAQGDSGAHDLRVMVAEPTGDTLDDFQALSNWRYGKTPALLDVWLPEPINSAFDEGYATWTPRVGRILFHSNRSGTYRIWEAQVPLDAHGPFKWIQNAMPAGVTVRQIPELSSSDGQERCPYLVGNILYFVSDRSGGQGGLDVYRSQWDGTTWTVPENLGSAVNSSSDEYRPFALPSGYGQQGALIFSSDRPGGAGGFDLYMVGL
- a CDS encoding MEDS domain-containing protein, whose protein sequence is MCKTHHLGFADAVVPFGSHICQIYTDPNEGIDSLAKYVRSGLAGSECVACFSERVTESDLDALLGEGGISWRERKESGFFTISKVHEVYFQGGTFDPQRMLNLLTRFHEDARDKGAGCRVIGEMSSDVGLMKGGERLMEYESRVSMLLREHPVTAVCQYNANDFDGAMIMDVLKVHPQMIVNGAVIRNPFFISPEEFLRRN